From one Lolium rigidum isolate FL_2022 chromosome 4, APGP_CSIRO_Lrig_0.1, whole genome shotgun sequence genomic stretch:
- the LOC124646685 gene encoding gibberellin 2-beta-dioxygenase 8-like, producing the protein MEQQAAAHERKLEELELPTLDLDHESSSRFTEQLAAACRDHGVFRLVNHGVPADLTARLFRLTRDLLDTDPAEKPKLPGYFWGTPALSLRVKDLNWVEGLHLAPDNASADSPDDGGAYSAFRAAVTAEYVAHMARIARKLFDALAGDLALALDAEQRASYLEERGGTFRAYRYPPCDPAAGQRHLGMEPHTDSSVLSILNMDLVGGLQVLVRGGPASRWCAVRPVEGALVVNLGDMMQAMSGGAYRSVEHRVVAPPPGTERMSLCYFAFPQEDAVIVPSSNPGREERYRPFSYREFREQVQADIKATGAKVGLARFRIPEHPSPATQ; encoded by the coding sequence ATGGAGCAGCAGGCAGCAGCGCACGAGCGCAAGCTGGAGGAGCTGGAGCTGCCTACGCTGGACCTCGACCACGAGTCCTCCAGCCGTTTCACGGAGCAGCTggcggcggcgtgccgggacCACGGCGTGTTCCGGCTGGTCAACCACGGCGTCCCCGCCGACCTCACCGCCCGCCTCTTCCGCCTCACGCGCGACCTCCTCGACACGGACCCGGCGGAGAAGCCCAAGCTGCCCGGCTACTTCTGGGGCACGCCGGCGCTCTCGCTCCGCGTCAAGGACCTCAACTGGGTCGAGGGCCTCCACCTCGCCCCCGACAACGCTTCTGCCGATTCTCCCGACGACGGCGGCGCCTACTCGGCCTTCAGGGCGGCGGTGACGGCGGAGTACGTGGCGCACATGGCGCGCATCGCCCGGAAGCTGTTCGACGCCCTGGCCGGCGACCTCGCTCTCGCTCTCGACGCGGAGCAGAGGGCGTCGTACCTGGAGGAGCGCGGCGGCACCTTCCGCGCGTACCGCTACCCGCCGTGCGACCCCGCCGCCGGGCAGCGGCACCTGGGGATGGAGCCGCACACGGACAGCTCCGTGCTCTCCATCCTCAACATGGACCTCGTCGGCGGCCTGCAGGTGCTCGTCCGCGGCGGGCCAGCCTCGCGGTGGTGCGCGGTGCGGCCGGTGGAGGGGGCGCTGGTGGTGAACCTGGGCGACATGATGCAGGCGATGAGTGGCGGCGCGTACCGGAGCGTGGAGCACagggtggtggcgccgccgcccgGGACCGAGCGCATGTCGCTCTGCTACTTCGCGTTCCCGCAGGAGGACGCCGTCATCGTCCCCAGCAGCAACCCCGGCAGGGAGGAGAGGTACAGGCCGTTCAGCTACCGGGAGTTCCGGGAACAGGTGCAGGCCGACATCAAGGCCACCGGCGCCAAGGTCGGGCTCGCCCGGTTCCGCATCCCCGAGCATCCATCGCCGGCTACACAGTGA
- the LOC124648961 gene encoding uncharacterized protein LOC124648961 isoform X1 has product MHSDLVDFSRVALRPVRQVLEMAAAAESGTGEPATNGDKPEEEPQQFDPSRMIGVIKRKALIKELAAAYHAECVALAVAELLQLQKKWEEEQLVEAKMPEELKISSAKPSKRRKR; this is encoded by the exons ATGCACTCCGACCTCGTGGACTTCTCACGAGTTGCACTCCGGCCCGTTCGC CAGGTGCTCGAgatggccgccgccgcggagAGTGGAACCGGGGAGCCGGCGACCAACGGGGACAAGCCCGAGGAGGAGCCGCAGCAGTTCGACCCCAGCCGGA TGATTGGCGTCATCAAAAGGAAGGCGTTGATCAAAGAGCTAGCTGCTGCTTACCATGCTGAGTGTGTAGCCTTGGCTGTAGCAGAGCTACTGCAACTCCAGAAAAAGTGGGAGGAG GAGCAACTTGTTGAGGCCAAGATGCCTGAAGAACTAAAGATATCGTCGGCGAAGCCTTCTAAGCGCAGGAAGAGGTAG
- the LOC124648961 gene encoding uncharacterized protein LOC124648961 isoform X2, with translation MAAAAESGTGEPATNGDKPEEEPQQFDPSRMIGVIKRKALIKELAAAYHAECVALAVAELLQLQKKWEEEQLVEAKMPEELKISSAKPSKRRKR, from the exons atggccgccgccgcggagAGTGGAACCGGGGAGCCGGCGACCAACGGGGACAAGCCCGAGGAGGAGCCGCAGCAGTTCGACCCCAGCCGGA TGATTGGCGTCATCAAAAGGAAGGCGTTGATCAAAGAGCTAGCTGCTGCTTACCATGCTGAGTGTGTAGCCTTGGCTGTAGCAGAGCTACTGCAACTCCAGAAAAAGTGGGAGGAG GAGCAACTTGTTGAGGCCAAGATGCCTGAAGAACTAAAGATATCGTCGGCGAAGCCTTCTAAGCGCAGGAAGAGGTAG